Within Eggerthella sp. YY7918, the genomic segment TCGGAAACCATGCCTTGGATCATCAACCGCGAGCTCATCGGCTCGATGACCCTCCTGCGCCCGCATATTGACGGCTTCGTGCTCGTGAGTTCATTCCCCTGCGGACCCGACTCCATGACCGACGACGCTATCATGCGCTGTATCCAAGGGCGCCCCATTTTGAACCTCACCATCGATGCACAAAGTGGCACGGCAGGACTCGAAACGCGCGTTGAAAGCTTCGTCGATATTCTACGCTTCCAGAAACGAGGAGGCTATTTCCATGGATGATCAGCGCAAACCCATAGATCCTGTAACGACCTTCCTGCAGAAAGTCGAAGACGTACGCGACGCCCGCGTAACCATGCAGCTGGACGAAAAGCACCCGTTTGCCCTGTTATCAAAGCGCCCGAAGAAGCCGGAACGCATCAAGCGCGATCGTCATGCCCGCACGCGCGTCGCGTTCTTCCGTTATAGCTACTACGACATCGCTTTCAAGTACTTCGTCGAACAGGTGCTCGACGCCGACTACGTGCCGCTGCCCGCACCCACAAAGCGCACCATCGAGCTTGGTTCGGCCAACAGCAACGACTTCGTCTGCGCGCCGTTCAAGCACATTTTGGGCGACTACATCGAGGCGCTCGAGCGCGGCGCAAATGTGCTCGTACAGTTTGCAGGACCATGCCGCTTGGGCTATTACGGTGAGCTGCAGGAATCGATCCTGCGCGACCTGGGCTACGAATTCGACATGCTCAACTTCGCTACGTGCACGGGCAAACCGTTGCAAGAATATGTCGAAATCTGCAAGAAGAAGATCAACCCGAACGTATCGGTGCCCAAAGGCGTGCGCCATATGCTCGCCACATTCAAGATGATCGAACACCTGGACCAGTTGAACGACTTCTACCTGGAAAACGCAGGTTTTGAGATTGAGCACGGGTCGTTTGCGCGCACGCTGGCCGACACACACGCTCGCCTGCGCACCGCCACAAACGAGCGTGAGATAGAAGACGCGTTCACTGCCGGCATCTCCGCTCTGCGCGCCTTGCCGTTGCGCAAACCAGCCGACCCGCTGCGCGTGGGCATCGTGGGCGAATACTTCACGGCGGCCGATCCGCACAGCAACCTGGAACTGGAACGCAAGCTGCTCAGCATGGGCGTAGAGCTGCACCGCGAGCTCAACATGACGAACCGCAACCTGCGCTATAACGAGAAAAACCTGCGTGCCTCGGCATCCGACTACGTGAAGTTCAACATGGGACCCACGTCAAGTCTGACTATCGCCACTGCGCTCAAGTACGCGCAAGCGGGTTTCGACGGCGTCGTTCACCTGAAATCGAGTGGCTGCACGCCCGAGATAGACTGCATCCCCGTGCTGCAGCGTGTCAGCCGCGACACCGGCGTGCCCATGCTCTACCTCAGTTACGATTCCCAAACCAGCGACACGGGCTTAGACACACGCCTTGAGGCGTTTTACGACATGATTGCCATGAAGAAGGTGAAGGGCTGATGGAAAACGCGTTCCTCGGCATCGATACGGGCTCTATCTCGACAAAGGGCGTAATCATCGATGCCAATCGACACATTATCGCGCGCTCCTATTTGTGGACAGAAGGCGATCCGGCCCACGCGGCACGACGCGTTATCGACGATTTGGCTGGACAGATTGACCGCAGCGCCGTACAGGTAGTGGGCGTGGGAACCACGGGAAGCGCCCGGCGGCTCATCGGAGCCATGACCGGGGCTTCTGTCGTGAAGAACGAAATCACAGCGCACGCGGTAGGCACAACCTACCTGCATCCCGACGTGCGCACCATCCTTGAAATCGGTGGTCAGGATTCGAAGATTATCTGTGTGGACGGCGGCATCGCAGTCGACTACGCCATGAACACGCTGTGCGCTGCCGGTACGGGGGCGTTCCTCTCAAGCCAGGCACATCGACTGGGTGTCGAAGTTGAGGAATTCGGCGACATCGCAGCCACCTCGCAGAAACCGGCAAACATCGCGGCACGCTGCACCGTGTTTGCTGAGTCCGACCTGGTACACAAGATTCAAGTGGGCTATGCGCGCGAAGACATCATCGCAGGACTCTGCAATGCGGTCGCGTCGAACTACTTGAACAACGTGGGGAAGGGCAAGCGCATCACCGCTCCGGTGGTATTTCAAGGCGGCGTATCGAAGAACACCGGCGTC encodes:
- a CDS encoding 2-hydroxyacyl-CoA dehydratase, which produces MDDQRKPIDPVTTFLQKVEDVRDARVTMQLDEKHPFALLSKRPKKPERIKRDRHARTRVAFFRYSYYDIAFKYFVEQVLDADYVPLPAPTKRTIELGSANSNDFVCAPFKHILGDYIEALERGANVLVQFAGPCRLGYYGELQESILRDLGYEFDMLNFATCTGKPLQEYVEICKKKINPNVSVPKGVRHMLATFKMIEHLDQLNDFYLENAGFEIEHGSFARTLADTHARLRTATNEREIEDAFTAGISALRALPLRKPADPLRVGIVGEYFTAADPHSNLELERKLLSMGVELHRELNMTNRNLRYNEKNLRASASDYVKFNMGPTSSLTIATALKYAQAGFDGVVHLKSSGCTPEIDCIPVLQRVSRDTGVPMLYLSYDSQTSDTGLDTRLEAFYDMIAMKKVKG
- a CDS encoding acyl-CoA dehydratase activase, with the translated sequence MENAFLGIDTGSISTKGVIIDANRHIIARSYLWTEGDPAHAARRVIDDLAGQIDRSAVQVVGVGTTGSARRLIGAMTGASVVKNEITAHAVGTTYLHPDVRTILEIGGQDSKIICVDGGIAVDYAMNTLCAAGTGAFLSSQAHRLGVEVEEFGDIAATSQKPANIAARCTVFAESDLVHKIQVGYAREDIIAGLCNAVASNYLNNVGKGKRITAPVVFQGGVSKNTGVVRAFERMLGMDVLVDPDGHLMGAFGAALLAADTPTAAEPFDFEAMEHFEFKTREIECSKCANHCEIICVYRDETLIDSWGNRCEKGEVRV